In one window of Paraflavitalea soli DNA:
- a CDS encoding TerC/Alx family metal homeostasis membrane protein, translating into MTRDQITYLVFGIVLVLAIVIDLGLFSKRSTHVSLKKAFWVSVFWVALGLSFGVFIWFELGKDMALEYVSAYLMEKSLSIDNIFVFILLFNFFYVKEDYYARVLLIGILMAIVFRVLFITVGVGLVNQFHWILYIFGAFLIWTGYKMFTHDNKVDYNPADSPVYRWLRKILPITMEDHGGRYIVKVDGKRVYTSLFVVVIMLATTDIVFAVDSIPAVMGISTHILVIYTSNIFAILGLRSLFFLLKGAVDKFSHLQQGIAFVLIFIGLKMLVEIFHIKVPVYVSLLVILVSIAASMVYSVAAANRAKNDNHDAGHNRDLH; encoded by the coding sequence ATGACAAGGGATCAGATCACTTACCTGGTTTTTGGGATCGTACTCGTATTGGCTATTGTCATAGACCTGGGTCTTTTCAGTAAGCGTTCTACGCATGTATCGCTTAAGAAGGCTTTCTGGGTAAGTGTGTTTTGGGTGGCGCTGGGCTTGAGCTTTGGCGTTTTTATCTGGTTTGAGCTGGGCAAGGATATGGCGCTGGAATATGTAAGCGCTTACCTCATGGAGAAAAGCCTGAGTATTGATAACATCTTCGTGTTTATTCTGCTATTTAATTTCTTCTATGTAAAAGAGGATTACTATGCCCGGGTATTGCTTATTGGTATCCTGATGGCCATCGTGTTCAGGGTGCTGTTCATTACAGTGGGAGTAGGGCTGGTAAATCAGTTTCATTGGATATTGTACATCTTCGGCGCCTTCCTGATCTGGACGGGTTATAAAATGTTTACGCATGACAATAAGGTAGATTATAATCCGGCAGATAGTCCGGTGTACAGATGGCTGCGAAAGATCCTACCCATTACGATGGAGGATCATGGTGGCCGCTATATCGTAAAGGTGGATGGCAAACGGGTCTATACTTCGCTTTTTGTAGTGGTGATCATGCTGGCTACTACGGATATTGTATTTGCGGTAGACTCGATCCCTGCAGTAATGGGTATATCTACGCACATCCTGGTGATCTATACCAGTAATATATTTGCTATCCTGGGCCTTCGCTCGCTTTTCTTTTTACTGAAGGGCGCGGTAGATAAGTTCAGTCACCTGCAACAGGGTATTGCTTTTGTGCTCATTTTTATTGGCCTGAAGATGCTGGTTGAGATCTTCCATATCAAGGTGCCAGTATATGTATCGCTGCTGGTGATATTGGTAAGTATCGCAGCTTCGATGGTGTACTCGGTAGCTGCGGCCAACCGGGCAAAAAATGACAATCATGATGCAGGGCATAACAGGGATCTACACTAA
- a CDS encoding lipoprotein signal peptidase, whose product MKSRTVALIIIGIIAVDQILKIWVKTSMNYGEQIPLLGRWFRLFFIENEGMAWGWKFGGEWGKLALTLFRLVAVVFGVFYIRSIVRKKYHRGFIICVAMIFAGALGNLLDSMFYGMIFSESVDGSKLATMFPPGGGYASFLHGRVVDMLYVPIIENKTLPTWIPFWGGERFTFFSPIFNIADASISVGVIVILLFQRRFFKKHPHEEPRSTVETNSPVNDTVQVL is encoded by the coding sequence GTGAAGAGCAGAACGGTCGCTTTAATAATTATAGGTATCATAGCTGTGGACCAGATATTGAAGATCTGGGTAAAGACCTCTATGAATTATGGTGAGCAAATACCACTGCTTGGCAGATGGTTCCGCCTTTTCTTCATTGAGAACGAAGGCATGGCCTGGGGCTGGAAGTTTGGTGGCGAATGGGGCAAGCTGGCGCTTACCTTGTTCAGGCTGGTAGCCGTAGTTTTTGGCGTGTTTTACATCCGTAGCATTGTACGCAAAAAATATCACCGTGGGTTTATTATCTGTGTGGCGATGATCTTTGCCGGCGCCCTGGGCAACCTGCTCGACAGTATGTTCTATGGCATGATTTTTTCGGAGAGTGTAGATGGAAGCAAGCTTGCTACCATGTTCCCTCCTGGCGGAGGTTATGCTAGTTTTTTACATGGCAGGGTTGTGGATATGCTCTATGTACCCATCATTGAAAACAAAACACTGCCTACCTGGATTCCTTTCTGGGGCGGTGAAAGATTTACGTTTTTTTCTCCCATATTTAATATAGCTGATGCATCTATTTCAGTAGGTGTTATTGTCATACTTTTGTTTCAGCGTCGCTTCTTTAAAAAACATCCCCACGAAGAACCACGATCCACTGTGGAAACCAACTCTCCGGTCAATGATACCGTACAGGTATTATAA
- a CDS encoding MbnP family protein — protein MLTKIMILAILLAGVISCQKELKFDPVDEPDHNIVLRFKPVVQFDSVEMKFDTVTYKNFFKEAFTVKAFKFYIHGIEFINTDSNKTYPIGNEKYFLVDFADSNSIKLKLTVLPYKYNRIAFTLGVDSALNVSGAQTDALDPAKGMFWTWNTGYIMAKLEGTSPVSTAPSKMFEYHIGGFKQAESVIKRVTLLFPFGENVDMKSGKTTEINVTADAYDWFNSPHDIKISANAAVMTPGVLAQQIAENYSKMFTVVEIIND, from the coding sequence TAGATGAGCCGGATCACAATATAGTGCTGCGTTTTAAGCCGGTGGTGCAATTCGATTCGGTGGAGATGAAGTTTGACACGGTTACTTACAAGAACTTCTTCAAAGAAGCCTTTACAGTTAAGGCGTTTAAGTTTTACATCCATGGTATTGAATTCATCAATACGGATTCTAATAAGACCTATCCGATAGGGAATGAAAAGTACTTCCTGGTTGACTTTGCCGATTCGAACTCCATCAAACTGAAGCTGACGGTATTACCGTACAAATACAACCGCATTGCCTTTACGCTGGGTGTTGACAGCGCCCTGAATGTTAGCGGTGCCCAAACGGATGCGCTCGATCCTGCCAAGGGGATGTTCTGGACCTGGAATACGGGTTATATCATGGCCAAACTGGAAGGCACATCACCGGTTTCTACGGCACCTTCGAAGATGTTTGAATACCATATCGGAGGCTTTAAACAGGCAGAAAGCGTGATAAAAAGGGTAACTTTATTGTTCCCGTTTGGTGAGAATGTAGATATGAAATCGGGTAAGACCACGGAGATCAATGTAACGGCCGACGCATACGACTGGTTCAACAGTCCGCATGATATCAAGATAAGCGCCAATGCTGCGGTGATGACGCCGGGCGTATTGGCGCAGCAGATAGCGGAGAACTATTCTAAAATGTTTACGGTGGTAGAGATCATTAATGACTAA
- a CDS encoding cytochrome-c peroxidase: protein MTIRWTIRIALFLILGTVWIQACKKSNGGSNGPTPISFQIPAGFPAPQYAFTSNPLTAEGFELGRKLFYDGRLSKDGNFPCASCHQQFAAFATYDHNLSHGFDNQFTLRNAPPLFNVVWQKQTHWDGGINNLEVQPLAPLTAPNEMAEDINNVISKLNQDATYKQLFKAAYGDETINSQRMLLALTQFVGSLVSADSKYDRVKKGTASFTPQEQLGYTLFQAKCTSCHTEPLFTDNSFRNTGLAVDPTINDKGRMRITNNRADSLKFKVPSLRNVAVTFPYGHDGRFISINQALEHYNSGVQVSATVDPLVKNGIPLSANDKVYLQLFLRTLTDSVFIKDPRFGPPE, encoded by the coding sequence GTGACCATAAGATGGACTATACGTATTGCCCTTTTTCTGATACTGGGAACGGTATGGATACAGGCATGTAAGAAGTCGAATGGTGGCAGCAATGGTCCTACACCTATTTCCTTTCAGATCCCTGCCGGATTTCCCGCACCCCAATATGCATTTACTTCCAATCCACTAACAGCGGAAGGATTTGAACTGGGCAGGAAACTGTTTTATGATGGCCGCCTTTCGAAGGATGGCAATTTTCCCTGTGCTTCCTGTCACCAGCAATTTGCAGCTTTTGCTACTTATGACCACAACCTGAGTCATGGGTTTGATAACCAGTTTACGTTGCGCAATGCGCCGCCCTTGTTCAATGTGGTGTGGCAGAAACAAACGCACTGGGATGGGGGTATTAATAACCTGGAAGTGCAGCCCCTGGCGCCGCTTACGGCACCCAATGAAATGGCGGAAGACATCAATAACGTGATCAGCAAACTGAACCAGGATGCTACTTATAAGCAATTATTCAAAGCGGCTTATGGTGATGAAACGATCAATAGTCAGCGGATGCTGCTGGCGCTCACGCAGTTTGTAGGATCGCTGGTGTCGGCTGACTCAAAGTATGACCGGGTGAAGAAAGGCACGGCGAGTTTTACGCCGCAGGAGCAATTGGGGTATACGCTTTTCCAGGCCAAATGTACCAGCTGTCATACAGAGCCGCTGTTTACAGACAACAGTTTTCGCAATACGGGCCTGGCTGTAGATCCTACGATCAATGACAAAGGCCGGATGCGCATCACGAATAACCGTGCGGACTCTCTCAAATTCAAAGTGCCCAGCCTGCGCAATGTGGCGGTTACTTTCCCTTATGGTCATGATGGGCGCTTTATTTCGATCAACCAGGCATTGGAGCATTACAACAGTGGGGTACAGGTAAGTGCTACGGTAGATCCGCTGGTAAAGAATGGTATTCCGCTCAGTGCAAACGATAAGGTTTACCTGCAGTTGTTCCTGCGTACGTTAACAGATTCTGTATTTATTAAAGATCCGCGGTTTGGGCCGCCGGAGTAA
- the mce gene encoding methylmalonyl-CoA epimerase translates to MLKVEHIGIAVKDLTQSIPLFEKLLNTECYKTEAVNSEQVTTAFFRQGDTKIELLESTDSQGVIARFIEKKGEGIHHIAFEVADIEAEMKRLQAEGFVLLNETPKAGADNKLICFLHPKGTNSVLIELCMERHES, encoded by the coding sequence ATGCTTAAAGTAGAACACATCGGCATTGCCGTGAAAGACCTCACACAGTCCATCCCCCTGTTTGAAAAGCTGCTGAATACCGAATGCTATAAAACCGAAGCCGTCAACAGCGAACAGGTCACCACCGCCTTCTTCCGCCAGGGCGACACCAAGATAGAATTGCTGGAAAGTACCGATTCCCAGGGCGTCATTGCCAGGTTCATAGAAAAGAAAGGCGAAGGCATCCACCACATTGCTTTCGAAGTAGCCGATATTGAAGCCGAAATGAAAAGACTGCAGGCTGAAGGATTTGTATTGCTCAACGAAACGCCCAAAGCCGGCGCCGATAATAAACTCATCTGCTTCCTGCACCCCAAAGGCACGAATAGCGTATTGATTGAATTATGTATGGAGCGCCATGAATCTTGA
- a CDS encoding IscS subfamily cysteine desulfurase → MSNLPIYLDYNATTPCDPQVVETMLPYFTTQFGNAASRQHALGWQAEEAVDYARQQVAALVGADATEIIFTSGATESNNLALKGAVEMYAGKGNHIITCVTEHKAVLDACKHLEKQGVAVTYLPVDEKGLIDLGQLEAAILPATILIAIMYANNETGVIQPVQAIGRIAKQHNVLFFTDATQAVGKIPVQVMTDEIDIMSFSAHKLYGPKGVGALYVRRKNPRVRLTAQIDGGGHERGLRSGTLNVPGIAGLGKAAELCRLQLAAEGQRLSQLRDKLEGALLELGGVSVNGDREHRLPHVTNLAFQYIEGNALMLGFNKHIAVATGSACTSASMEPSFVLKALGLADELARSSLRFSLGRFTTEEEIDYTIQKVSETVQTLRKLHPLNS, encoded by the coding sequence ATGTCCAACCTTCCCATATACCTTGATTATAATGCTACCACGCCCTGCGATCCGCAGGTAGTGGAAACGATGCTGCCGTATTTTACCACGCAATTTGGCAATGCGGCCAGCCGACAGCATGCACTGGGCTGGCAGGCAGAGGAAGCGGTGGATTATGCCCGCCAGCAGGTAGCAGCCCTGGTAGGGGCCGATGCTACAGAGATCATCTTTACCTCGGGGGCTACAGAAAGCAATAACCTGGCGCTGAAGGGGGCGGTGGAAATGTATGCCGGGAAGGGCAACCATATTATCACCTGCGTTACGGAACACAAGGCGGTACTGGATGCCTGCAAGCATTTGGAAAAGCAAGGGGTGGCTGTCACTTACCTGCCGGTGGATGAAAAGGGGTTGATCGACCTTGGACAACTGGAAGCGGCTATCCTTCCTGCTACCATCCTTATCGCCATCATGTATGCCAATAATGAAACGGGGGTAATCCAACCGGTGCAGGCTATTGGCCGGATTGCCAAACAACACAACGTATTGTTTTTTACTGATGCTACGCAGGCGGTAGGCAAAATACCGGTGCAGGTGATGACAGATGAAATCGACATCATGAGTTTTTCTGCCCATAAACTATATGGCCCCAAAGGGGTAGGTGCTTTGTATGTACGCCGCAAGAATCCCCGGGTGCGGCTGACGGCGCAAATAGATGGCGGTGGTCATGAACGTGGATTGCGCAGCGGCACGCTCAATGTGCCAGGCATTGCCGGATTGGGCAAGGCGGCAGAGCTGTGCCGGCTGCAACTGGCAGCAGAAGGCCAGCGATTGAGCCAACTGCGCGACAAACTGGAAGGGGCATTATTAGAACTGGGCGGGGTATCTGTCAATGGTGACCGTGAGCACCGCTTGCCCCATGTTACGAACCTCGCTTTTCAATATATAGAAGGCAATGCCCTGATGCTCGGCTTCAACAAGCATATAGCCGTGGCTACGGGCTCTGCCTGTACTTCTGCGTCCATGGAGCCCAGCTTTGTACTCAAAGCACTGGGACTGGCCGATGAGTTGGCCCGCAGCTCCCTGCGCTTCAGCCTGGGGCGCTTTACCACAGAAGAAGAGATCGATTACACGATCCAAAAAGTATCTGAAACGGTGCAAACCCTCCGCAAGCTGCACCCACTTAATTCCTGA
- the gldG gene encoding gliding motility-associated ABC transporter substrate-binding protein GldG, translated as MKKLFASKYWWVPVLIVLVGINYLASQAHFRIDLTQEKRYTLSAPTKKMLRELGDQVTVTVLLDGEMPAGFKRLANSARELLQEFKETGKANVQFRFQRPGVDPADSTSAFSMDSLMRMGLKPTNVRVKAKEGEGEEQRYLFPGALVSYHDRVIPVDFLQSTKATDGDPFSTLNNAEALLEFKLAHAIQKITAETVPAVGYLLGNGEPLTYNVYDLVERTLKLNYGFGFVPIDSVNVIPQEFNALVIMKPTIRFTEAQKLKLDQYIMHGGKVIWLIDKLDASLDSLMRKKSDFVAFDFGLNLDDLLFRYGVRINPDLVQDLQCDRLPLVVGNMGDKPQMELQSWPYFPLLASYSGHPIAKNMDLVLSMFPNSIDTVKATGVHKTVLLASSANSRSLSTPAIVSLNSLKTEEDVKTFNKVNIPVAVLLEGKFSSLFTNRLSQASMDTLAGLYKQPFRAAPVQDNKMIVIADGDIASNIVTQTQGPLAMGYNQFTNYQYANKDFILNCIEYLVNPSGILETRAKDYTLRLLDPGKVEAEKTQWQLINIAVPVLLVIAFGFVYQALRKRKYQ; from the coding sequence ATGAAAAAACTATTTGCTTCAAAATATTGGTGGGTCCCGGTGTTGATCGTGCTGGTGGGTATTAATTACCTCGCCTCGCAGGCCCACTTTCGCATTGATCTCACGCAGGAAAAACGGTACACGCTTTCGGCTCCCACTAAAAAGATGTTGCGGGAACTGGGCGACCAGGTAACTGTTACGGTATTGCTGGATGGTGAAATGCCAGCCGGTTTCAAAAGGCTGGCCAACAGCGCCCGGGAATTGTTGCAGGAGTTTAAGGAAACGGGAAAAGCGAATGTTCAATTCAGGTTTCAACGGCCAGGGGTAGATCCGGCCGATTCTACCAGCGCCTTTTCCATGGATTCGCTGATGCGTATGGGCCTGAAACCGACCAATGTGCGGGTAAAAGCCAAAGAGGGAGAGGGGGAAGAACAGCGTTATCTCTTTCCGGGTGCACTGGTGAGTTATCACGACCGGGTAATACCGGTTGATTTTCTCCAAAGTACAAAAGCTACGGACGGCGATCCGTTCAGTACGCTGAACAATGCAGAAGCATTGCTGGAATTCAAACTGGCGCATGCCATTCAAAAGATAACGGCTGAAACGGTGCCTGCCGTGGGCTACCTGTTGGGTAATGGGGAACCTTTAACTTATAATGTATATGACCTTGTAGAACGCACCCTCAAGCTCAATTACGGTTTTGGGTTTGTGCCCATTGACAGTGTGAACGTGATCCCGCAGGAGTTCAATGCGCTGGTGATCATGAAGCCCACGATACGATTTACAGAAGCGCAGAAGCTTAAATTAGACCAATACATTATGCATGGCGGAAAAGTGATCTGGCTGATCGATAAACTGGATGCCAGCCTGGACAGCCTGATGCGTAAAAAGAGTGATTTTGTAGCTTTTGACTTTGGGCTGAACCTCGACGACCTGTTGTTCCGGTACGGGGTACGCATCAATCCCGACCTGGTACAGGACCTGCAGTGTGACCGGCTGCCGCTGGTAGTAGGTAATATGGGTGATAAACCGCAGATGGAACTGCAATCCTGGCCCTATTTCCCTTTGCTGGCCTCTTACAGTGGTCACCCCATTGCAAAGAATATGGACCTGGTGTTGTCTATGTTTCCCAATTCAATCGATACGGTCAAAGCGACGGGGGTGCATAAAACGGTGCTGCTGGCCAGTTCGGCCAATTCGCGATCGCTGAGTACGCCTGCCATTGTATCGCTCAACAGTCTGAAGACGGAAGAGGATGTAAAAACGTTCAATAAGGTCAATATACCGGTGGCTGTGCTACTGGAAGGAAAGTTCTCTTCCCTGTTTACCAACCGGCTGTCGCAGGCTTCTATGGACACGCTGGCGGGGCTATACAAGCAGCCTTTCCGGGCAGCGCCTGTACAGGACAATAAAATGATCGTTATAGCGGATGGCGATATTGCTTCGAATATAGTGACGCAAACCCAGGGGCCGCTGGCCATGGGGTACAACCAGTTTACCAATTATCAATACGCCAATAAAGATTTTATCCTCAATTGTATTGAATACCTCGTGAATCCCTCCGGTATTTTAGAAACAAGGGCTAAGGATTATACGCTACGCCTCCTGGACCCCGGAAAAGTAGAGGCGGAAAAGACCCAATGGCAGCTGATCAACATTGCGGTACCGGTTTTGCTGGTAATAGCCTTTGGGTTTGTATACCAGGCACTAAGAAAGCGGAAATACCAGTAG
- a CDS encoding bifunctional UDP-N-acetylmuramoyl-tripeptide:D-alanyl-D-alanine ligase/alanine racemase: protein MKYYIEDIAPIVKGTLLQQQKNVFIEHLLTDSRKLIFPATSLFFAIKGPRRDGHGFLEALYEKGVRNFVVSDVVEVTNIPEANIIQVKDVLQALQLLAAHHRKQFSIPVIGITGSNGKTIVKEWLNQLLDDQYTIIRSPRSYNSQIGVPLSVWPMNETHELGIFEAGISQSGEMERLQKIIQPTIGIFTNIGEAHSEGFLNLRQKVNEKLRLFTHVKTMVYCKDAPEINEGVATLWQQFNKGGKGSFDIFNWSTVTEATLQVLTIYKEGGTTLITALYKEQTIGITIPFTDDASVENAIHCWCVLLQLEVKPRIIAQKMLQLAPVAMRLELKKGVNNCSIINDSYSADLSSFNIALDFLSQQRQHVRKTVILSDILQSGRNEKELYKEVAQALSQRGVSRLIGIGEKMILHQGIFRLAPIPELAFYPSVESFKHDFHHLVFRDETILLKGARVFELEQIDRLLEQKVHQTVLEIDLNALAHNLRQYQQLLKPATKLMAMVKAFSYGSGSYEIANALQFHKVDYLAVAYADEGVELRRGGINLPIMVMNADETTFDVLVQYNLEPDLYSPGLLQAFEAFLKGEGIRQFPVHIELETGMNRLGFSPAELPVLLEALKGDTFTVKSVFSHLAASEEKQHDAFTEQQAAIFHTMVKQLQAVIAYPFLRHIDNTAGIARHPDLQLDMVRLGIGLYGIDSGNTHKLELKEVSTLIATIAQIKHLKAGETVSYGRKGVVSRNTTVATVRIGYADGYPRNLSNGIGKMWVKGMLAPVIGTVCMDMVMIDITDIPHVQEGDEVVLFGRELPVSQVAHWAQTIPYEMLTGISQRVKRVYFEE from the coding sequence ATGAAGTATTATATTGAAGATATTGCTCCAATCGTTAAAGGCACACTGCTACAGCAGCAGAAGAATGTCTTTATTGAACATCTGTTGACAGATAGCCGGAAGTTGATCTTTCCTGCTACCTCTTTGTTCTTTGCCATCAAAGGCCCCCGGCGTGATGGTCATGGTTTTCTGGAGGCGCTGTATGAAAAGGGGGTGAGGAATTTTGTGGTGAGTGATGTGGTGGAGGTAACCAATATACCGGAGGCCAATATCATACAGGTGAAGGACGTGCTGCAGGCTTTGCAATTACTGGCAGCACATCACCGCAAGCAGTTTTCTATTCCGGTGATCGGTATTACGGGCAGCAATGGTAAAACGATCGTGAAAGAATGGCTGAACCAGCTGCTGGATGATCAATACACGATCATCCGCAGCCCACGCAGCTACAACTCACAAATAGGCGTGCCGCTGAGTGTATGGCCCATGAATGAAACGCATGAGCTGGGTATTTTTGAGGCCGGCATCTCGCAAAGCGGAGAGATGGAACGGCTGCAAAAGATCATTCAGCCAACGATTGGCATCTTTACGAATATCGGAGAGGCGCATAGTGAAGGGTTTCTAAACCTGCGGCAGAAGGTGAATGAGAAGCTGCGGCTGTTTACGCATGTAAAGACAATGGTCTATTGTAAGGATGCGCCGGAGATCAATGAGGGGGTAGCCACGCTATGGCAGCAATTCAACAAAGGCGGCAAAGGCAGTTTTGATATATTCAACTGGAGTACGGTTACGGAAGCTACGCTGCAGGTGCTCACCATTTATAAGGAAGGTGGTACTACCCTGATCACGGCCTTGTACAAAGAGCAAACGATTGGTATTACGATCCCTTTTACGGATGATGCTTCTGTGGAGAATGCCATTCATTGCTGGTGTGTGCTGTTGCAGCTGGAAGTAAAACCCCGCATCATTGCGCAAAAAATGCTGCAACTGGCACCAGTGGCCATGCGGCTGGAATTGAAGAAGGGGGTCAACAATTGTTCTATCATCAATGACAGTTATAGTGCGGACCTCAGCTCTTTCAATATTGCGCTGGACTTTTTGTCGCAGCAGCGGCAGCATGTGAGAAAGACGGTGATCCTGTCGGACATCCTGCAAAGCGGGCGCAATGAAAAGGAATTGTACAAGGAAGTGGCGCAGGCGCTGTCGCAGCGCGGGGTGAGCCGGTTGATCGGCATTGGTGAAAAGATGATCCTGCACCAGGGTATTTTCCGGCTGGCGCCTATTCCTGAACTGGCGTTTTATCCCTCGGTAGAATCCTTTAAACATGATTTTCATCACCTCGTTTTTCGCGATGAGACGATCCTGCTGAAAGGGGCCCGGGTATTTGAACTGGAACAAATTGACCGGCTGCTTGAACAAAAGGTGCATCAAACGGTATTGGAAATAGACCTGAATGCATTGGCGCATAACCTGCGTCAATACCAGCAATTGCTGAAACCTGCCACTAAACTGATGGCGATGGTGAAAGCTTTTTCCTATGGCAGCGGCAGCTATGAAATAGCCAATGCCTTACAATTTCATAAGGTAGATTACCTGGCGGTAGCTTATGCGGATGAAGGGGTGGAATTGCGCAGGGGAGGCATCAACCTGCCCATCATGGTGATGAATGCGGATGAAACGACCTTTGATGTACTGGTGCAATATAACCTGGAACCCGATCTGTATTCGCCGGGTCTCCTGCAGGCGTTTGAAGCATTCCTGAAAGGGGAGGGTATACGTCAGTTTCCGGTGCATATTGAGTTGGAGACGGGTATGAACCGGTTAGGTTTTTCGCCGGCAGAATTGCCGGTATTGCTGGAAGCGCTGAAGGGAGATACGTTTACGGTGAAAAGTGTATTCAGTCACCTGGCGGCCAGTGAAGAAAAGCAACATGATGCCTTTACGGAGCAGCAGGCGGCTATATTTCATACGATGGTGAAGCAATTGCAGGCGGTGATCGCCTATCCGTTCCTGCGGCATATTGACAATACAGCAGGCATTGCCCGGCATCCGGACCTTCAGTTGGATATGGTGCGGCTGGGTATTGGGCTGTATGGCATTGACAGCGGGAATACGCATAAGCTTGAATTGAAAGAAGTGTCTACGCTTATTGCCACCATTGCCCAGATCAAGCATTTGAAAGCGGGGGAAACGGTGAGTTATGGCCGTAAGGGTGTAGTGAGCCGGAATACCACGGTAGCGACGGTACGTATCGGTTATGCAGACGGGTATCCGCGCAACCTCAGTAATGGGATCGGTAAAATGTGGGTGAAAGGAATGCTGGCGCCGGTAATTGGAACGGTATGTATGGATATGGTAATGATTGATATTACGGATATTCCGCATGTGCAGGAGGGTGATGAGGTGGTGTTGTTTGGAAGGGAACTGCCTGTAAGCCAGGTAGCGCACTGGGCGCAAACGATCCCTTATGAAATGCTGACGGGTATCTCACAGCGGGTAAAAAGGGTGTATTTTGAGGAGTAA
- the gldF gene encoding gliding motility-associated ABC transporter permease subunit GldF, translating to MWPVCKKEFRQFFSSLTGYIAIVVFLLLNGLFLFVFPDTNILDFGYATLDKFFELAPWILLLLIPAITMRSFADEFKGGTFEILQTKPLSRWQVVGGKYFGSLLVVLIALLPTLIYIFTILQLSETGSIDTGAIMGSYIGLIFLVGAFVAIGICCSSFTNNAVVAFIVSAFMCFILYSGFNAISRIPALQAGADYYVEMAGIDFHYRSVSRGVVDSRDIIYFLSIIGFFLVFTGRNLLKR from the coding sequence ATGTGGCCTGTTTGTAAAAAAGAGTTTCGTCAGTTCTTCAGCAGCCTGACAGGGTATATTGCCATTGTGGTATTTCTCCTTTTGAATGGATTGTTCCTTTTTGTATTTCCAGATACCAATATCCTTGATTTTGGTTATGCTACACTTGATAAATTTTTCGAATTAGCGCCCTGGATATTGTTGTTGCTGATACCTGCCATTACCATGCGCAGCTTTGCCGATGAGTTTAAAGGGGGCACTTTTGAGATCTTACAGACGAAACCGCTCAGCCGCTGGCAGGTGGTAGGGGGCAAATATTTTGGCTCACTGCTGGTAGTGCTCATTGCCTTGCTGCCTACGCTCATTTATATCTTCACCATCCTCCAATTATCAGAAACGGGTAGTATTGACACCGGGGCCATAATGGGGTCCTATATCGGCCTTATTTTCCTGGTAGGGGCATTTGTGGCCATTGGCATCTGCTGCAGCAGTTTTACCAACAATGCGGTGGTGGCCTTTATCGTCAGCGCTTTTATGTGTTTTATCCTTTATAGTGGTTTTAATGCCATTAGCCGTATTCCCGCGCTTCAGGCCGGGGCTGATTATTATGTAGAAATGGCGGGCATCGACTTCCATTACCGCAGCGTAAGCCGTGGGGTGGTGGACAGCCGGGATATAATTTATTTTCTAAGTATAATTGGCTTCTTTTTGGTGTTTACAGGCAGGAATTTATTGAAACGATAA